Below is a genomic region from Hyalangium minutum.
CTGAGGAGTCCTGGCACACCGTCACGAGCGCCCAGCTCGACGCGGCGGTGACAGCGCTTCCCCCGAAGCTCCGCGAGGTGGTGGTCCTGCGGGACCTGCATGGCCTTTCGTACAAGGAAGTCGCTCAAGTATTGAATCTGCCTGTGGGAACGGTGATGTCACGTCTCCACCGGGGACGGGAATCGCTGAGGGCGCTCCTGGTTCCGATGGTGCACGGCGAGAAGTCCCTGGCCCGGAAGCGAGAAGTGCCATGACGGTGTCCTGTGAAAGCGTGAGGAGCTGGCTCCCGGCGTGGATCGACGGCGAGCGCACACCGCTCTCACCCGAGGACTTCGAGCGGCACCTGGCCGAGTGCGCCGACTGCGTCCGGGCAGCGCGAGACCAGCGGGGGTTCCTGCGAACGGTGTCCAGCGCCTACGTGCCCGCGCCGGTGCCTCCCTCGCTCCAGGCGTCCATCCACCGCAAGGTGAGCTGGCGGCGCGTGTTCTCGCAGCGGGTGGCGCCGCTGGTCGCGGCGGGGGCCATGGCGGCGGCCATCGCGCTCGTCGTCATCACCGCGCTCCGCCCTACCCCGGTGCAAGCCGCCTCGCTGGCCGAAGCCTCGGCGTGGGCCCACGAGGGCCTGGCCTCCGGGGCGCTGCCCTTGGACGTGGCGGCGAGCAACGCGGCGGAGCTGTCCCAGTGGCTCACGGAGCGCGTGGGCTTCACCGTGGTGCTCCCGAAGTTGGAGGACTCCACGCTCGTCTTCAACGGCGCCCGGGTGGTTCAACTGGAGGAGGGCTCGGCCGCCGTCGTGAGCTTCCAGCGCAGCGGCGAGTGCGTGAGCCTGGGCATTGCTCCTCGGCATGCCGCGGGCAGCCCGGCGAATGCGCCCCGGACGGAGCTGTTCCGCAACATGAAGTTCACTACCAGCACTCTCCGGGGCCTCCACGTCATCACCTGGAGCGAGGGCGCGCTGAGCTACGCGCTGGTGTCGAGCGTCCCCTCCACGGGCCGGGCCTCCTGCGCCGTCTGTCACGGGGCGAACTCGGGCCTGAAGAGCGTCGAGGATTTCCACGGGATGCGCTAAGCCCCCTGTCTCCTGACAGGAGGAGCTTCATGACCCGCCGCATCCCCACGCTCGCAGGCTGGCTCACTGCACTCGCGCTGACGGCGTGTGCCTCGACTTCGCCGTCGACCCCGGGAGAGAGCATGGACTCGACCGCCCAGCCCACCACCGGCACCGAGGTGACAGCAGGCCCCTCGACCCCGGCAACGCCTCCGCCTCCGCCTTCGGACCCGGCGCCCGGCGCGTTGACCCAGGTGACGGGATCCGTGATGTACCGCGAGCGCATCGCCCTCACGCCGGACGCTGTGCTTTCCGTCGAAGTGGCGGAGCTGACGCCTGAGGGCAAGCCCGGGACCATCATCAGCCAGCAGGTCGTCAAGGGGCCCGGCCAGGTACCCATCCCCTTCTCGGTGGCCATCAACCCCCAGCGCATCCGCGCGGAGGCCGCCTACGTGGTGAACGCTCGCATCACGGACGGCGCGCGGACCTTCTCGACGACCACGCCCATCCCCGTCCTCACCCAGGGCAGCCGGAGCAGCGACGTTCAGGTGCTCCTGCGCTCCGGCAACTGAGACGGGCACGCCCGCTCGGGCAACCCAGAGCGCCTGACATCCGGCCGTGGCGTTCATGAGGATTGCGCGTAGTCGCTCAAGCGGAGCCGCCGGGTGCGCCGCCAGTAGTCGAACGTGAACCCGGGCCAGATAGCGGAGTTGTGGCCACTCGGCGTCTGGTACCAACTGCGGCAACCTCCGGACTGCCACACCGAGCGCCGCAGCTTGTGCTGCACCTCTTCGTAGAAGCCCGCCTGCACCTCGGACCGCACGTCGAGCCAGCGAAGGGAGCGCGCGCGCAGCTGCTGAATGGCCTGGAGCGCATAACGCGCCTGCGCTTCGAGCATGAAGACCATGGAGTTGTGGCCCAGTCCGGTGTTCGGCCCCATCATCAAAAAGAGGTTGGGGAACCCGCTCACGGTGATCCCCAGGTAAGTGCTCGGCGCGCCGCGCCAGACCTTGTTCAGCTCGCGCCCTTCCCGGCCGACGATCCGGATGCGCGCGAGGTAGCGCGTCACCTCGAAGCCCGTGCCGTACACGATGGCGTCCACCTCGCGCTCGACGCCGTCCCGCGTGCGAACGCCCCGAGGACCGATGGACTCAATCCCCTCGCAGACCAGCTCCACGTTGGGCCGCTGCAGCGCCGGGTAGTAGTCGTCCGACGTGAGCACGCGCTTGCAGCCCAGCCGGTAGTTCGGCGTGAGCAGGCCGCGCAGCTTCGGATCGGAGACGCTGGCGGCGAGGTGCCGGCG
It encodes:
- a CDS encoding anti-sigma factor family protein, which encodes MRSWLPAWIDGERTPLSPEDFERHLAECADCVRAARDQRGFLRTVSSAYVPAPVPPSLQASIHRKVSWRRVFSQRVAPLVAAGAMAAAIALVVITALRPTPVQAASLAEASAWAHEGLASGALPLDVAASNAAELSQWLTERVGFTVVLPKLEDSTLVFNGARVVQLEEGSAAVVSFQRSGECVSLGIAPRHAAGSPANAPRTELFRNMKFTTSTLRGLHVITWSEGALSYALVSSVPSTGRASCAVCHGANSGLKSVEDFHGMR
- a CDS encoding YbaY family lipoprotein — encoded protein: MTRRIPTLAGWLTALALTACASTSPSTPGESMDSTAQPTTGTEVTAGPSTPATPPPPPSDPAPGALTQVTGSVMYRERIALTPDAVLSVEVAELTPEGKPGTIISQQVVKGPGQVPIPFSVAINPQRIRAEAAYVVNARITDGARTFSTTTPIPVLTQGSRSSDVQVLLRSGN